In Paroedura picta isolate Pp20150507F chromosome 6, Ppicta_v3.0, whole genome shotgun sequence, one genomic interval encodes:
- the LOC143839552 gene encoding uncharacterized protein LOC143839552 yields MAGAGGPVVPGKGGVERALLTSPFLRRETRAAPARPRLLSARDRNRGQPGTERAKPPRRSAGRLHLQSRRPRGRSVASPPPSGEHGGGARIEALRGGKATPVWFGNGRWSLRGETPRAAAAGQPRRRLVHSRRHTGRAPKSECGPCLRQQGLVQGASFPFWLAIFTIKEAEQPAVKINSIQHFSTRFHKVQKEQE; encoded by the exons ATGGCGGGTGCGGGCGGACCCGTCGTCCCGGGGAAGGGCGGCGTGGAAAGGGCTTTGCTAACTTCGCCCTTTCTCCGGAGGGAAACCCGAGCCGCTCCTGCCCGCCCGCGCCTTCTCTCCGCACGAGACCGCAACAGGGGGCAGCCGGGCACAGAGCGAGCGAAGCCTCCCCGGCGCAGCGCGGGCCGTTTGCATCTCCAAAGCCGGCGACCGCGAGGGCGAAGCGTCGCTTCCCCGCCTCCTTCGGGCGAACACGGAGGTGGCGCTCGAATTGAAGCGCTGAGGGGCGGGAAGGCGACGCCGGTTTGGTTTGGAAACGGGCGCTGGTCGCTCCGCGGGGAGACGCCCCGGGCAGCAGCGGCCGGTCAGCCCCGCCGCCGCCTGGTTCACTCACGACGACACACGGGAAGGGCCCCGAAATCAGAGTGCGGTCCTTGTTTACGCCAACAAGGATTggttcaaggcgcgagctttccg TTCTGGCTGGCTATCTTTACTATCAAGGAAGCTGAACAACCTGCTGTGAAGATTAATAGTATACAACATTTTTCCACAAG